The proteins below come from a single Miscanthus floridulus cultivar M001 chromosome 1, ASM1932011v1, whole genome shotgun sequence genomic window:
- the LOC136509520 gene encoding kinase-interacting family protein-like — MQQAGVCSYTESEQAESASAPVGVMSCRSPTCPPWLQAAIADIEQRVRELAVDEAPPTEHSFAERAENYYHKRPQLLSLLSDLHRRYLCLADRYSQSLSTLHHKHHSSLPVPAVSDCGSSDVDDRCSDDADSSLSYQHPPGAGVSSGTSTCSGSSTTADAELVVAELVAAWVERDVLADEASRRAAESARKIELQGSLVEVLESERLVLLGENARLGFSASAAEDEAAAAVAELGYARRRAAEMARLVVKLREDHRVCMLGRKIEALQAQVYGLELRNRECYEAMAAWEAERRVAGAEIQRLRAENRRLADEAAAAAVMARRKRKGGGGWWARVRMAAEWTPCAPATTVTVRKVGEQVKGKDDGKYYYGGGGCFCV; from the exons atgcagCAGGCAGGCGTCTGCTCCTACACGGAGTCGGAGCAGGCGGAATCGGCGTCGGCGCCTGTGGGTGTGATGAGCTGCCGCTCGCCCACGTGCCCGCCTTGGCTCCAAGCGGCTATTGCAG ACATCGAGCAGCGGGTGCGCGAGCTGGCGGTGGACGAGGCGCCGCCCACGGAGCACTCCTTCGCCGAGCGCGCCGAGAACTACTACCACAAGCGGCCGCAGCTGCTGTCCCTCCTCAGCGACCTCCACCGCCGCTACCTCTGCCTGGCCGACCGCTACTCCCAGTCGCTGTCCACCCTCCACCACAAGCACCACTCCTCGCTGCCGGTCCCCGCCGTCTCCGACTGCGGCTCCTCGGATGTGGACGACCGCTGCTCCGACGACGCCGACAGCTCGCTCTCGTACCAGCACCCGCCGGGTGCCGGGGTCAGCAGCGGCACTAGCACCTGCAGCGGCAGCAGCACCACTGCCGACGCCGAGCTGGTGGTGGCGGAGCTGGTGGCCGCGTGGGTGGAGCGCGACGTGCTGGCGGACGAGGCGTCGCGACGCGCGGCGGAGTCGGCGCGCAAGATCGAGCTGCAGGGGAGCCTGGTGGAGGTGCTGGAGTCGGAGCGTCTGGTCCTGCTGGGCGAGAACGCGCGCCTGGGGTTCAGCGCGTCGGCGGCCGAGGACGAGGCCGCGGCGGCTGTCGCCGAGCTGGGATACGCGCGCCGCCGCGCCGCGGAGATGGCCCGCCTCGTGGTCAAGCTCCGCGAGGACCACCGCGTGTGCATGCTGGGACGCAAGATCGAGGCGCTCCAGGCGCAGGTGTACGGGCTGGAGCTCCGTAACCGCGAGTGCTACGAGGCCATGGCGGCATGGGAGGCCGAGCGCAGGGTGGCGGGCGCTGAGATCCAGAGGCTCCGCGCCGAGAACCGCCGCCTGGCCGACgaggccgccgcggcggcggtgaTGGCGAGGAGGAAGCGCAAGGGTGGTGGCGGGTGGTGGGCCAGGGTCAGGATGGCAGCCGAGTGGACGCCGTGCGCGCCCGCCACGACGGTCACGGTCAGGAAGGTCGGCGAGCAGGTGAAGGGCAAGGATGACGGCAAGTACTACTACGGCGGCGGTGGATGCTTCTGCGTCTAG